Proteins found in one Corynebacterium freneyi genomic segment:
- a CDS encoding LapA family protein has translation MTENDLPAASGRSRDDYPLPAENTADLPPAPGSDDTAIAPATEKAPTPFHDDKPAKPAKQGTAASSTWVALIVGALLLILLLVFIMQNQQSVELNLFAWTWNFPLGVGLLLASIIGGLIMACAGIWKMFEMKRNHKRG, from the coding sequence ATGACTGAAAACGACCTTCCCGCCGCCTCCGGGCGCTCCCGCGACGACTACCCCCTGCCCGCAGAGAACACAGCGGACCTCCCTCCCGCCCCGGGCAGCGACGACACCGCGATCGCCCCGGCGACGGAAAAGGCCCCCACCCCCTTCCACGACGACAAGCCCGCCAAACCCGCCAAGCAGGGCACCGCGGCGTCGAGTACGTGGGTCGCCCTCATCGTCGGTGCCCTGCTGCTGATCCTGCTGCTGGTGTTCATCATGCAGAACCAGCAGTCCGTTGAGCTCAACCTGTTCGCGTGGACGTGGAACTTCCCGCTCGGCGTGGGTCTCCTGCTGGCCTCCATCATCGGCGGCCTCATCATGGCCTGCGCCGGCATCTGGAAGATGTTCGAAATGAAGCGCAACCACAAGCGCGGCTGA
- the frr gene encoding ribosome recycling factor, which translates to MIDETLLDAEEKMANSVEHCREELTHIRTGRANPAMFNGVIAEYYGAPTPITQMSTISVPEPRMLIIKPYEPSVMQDIEDAIRNSDLGVNPTNDGQVLRVTVPQLTEERRREMTKIAKGKGEDAKIAIRNVRRKGMEALKKIQKDGDAGEDEVQTAEKELDGVTKKYVEQVDALVERKEAELMEV; encoded by the coding sequence ATGATCGACGAGACGCTGCTCGATGCAGAAGAGAAGATGGCCAACTCCGTGGAGCACTGCCGCGAGGAGTTGACCCACATCCGCACCGGCCGCGCGAATCCCGCGATGTTCAACGGCGTCATCGCCGAGTATTACGGCGCGCCGACCCCGATCACCCAGATGTCCACCATCTCGGTGCCGGAGCCGCGGATGCTCATCATCAAGCCGTACGAGCCGTCGGTCATGCAGGACATCGAAGATGCCATCCGCAACTCGGATCTGGGCGTCAACCCGACCAACGACGGCCAGGTTCTGCGCGTCACGGTGCCGCAGTTGACGGAGGAGCGTCGCCGCGAGATGACGAAGATCGCCAAGGGCAAGGGCGAGGACGCGAAGATCGCCATCCGCAACGTGCGCCGCAAGGGCATGGAGGCCCTGAAGAAGATCCAGAAGGACGGCGACGCGGGCGAGGACGAGGTGCAGACCGCCGAGAAGGAGCTCGACGGCGTCACCAAGAAGTACGTCGAGCAGGTCGATGCGCTCGTCGAGCGCAAGGAAGCCGAGCTGATGGAGGTCTAG
- a CDS encoding DUF2631 domain-containing protein has protein sequence MAHGQKKEEFYNGVSNLDVPAAKWGWSALSEATLQKAGWISVIFLIAMLWGNHPGKVENIWLIGIAALFTIGLLLRAFSPKGKQVRTVTAHNKPLGHVEPQWTSDQLNGTGVYAELTESQMRAWNHTPETYGKNKAQAPVTAGIPATDEDKGKTLQA, from the coding sequence GTGGCCCACGGACAGAAGAAGGAAGAATTCTACAACGGCGTCAGCAATCTCGACGTCCCCGCCGCCAAGTGGGGTTGGAGCGCCCTGAGCGAGGCGACCCTGCAGAAGGCCGGCTGGATCTCCGTGATCTTCCTGATCGCGATGCTCTGGGGCAACCACCCGGGCAAGGTCGAGAACATCTGGCTGATCGGCATCGCCGCGCTCTTCACCATCGGCCTGCTGCTGCGCGCCTTCTCGCCGAAGGGCAAGCAGGTCCGCACCGTCACCGCCCACAACAAGCCGCTCGGCCACGTCGAGCCGCAGTGGACCAGCGACCAGCTCAACGGCACCGGCGTCTACGCCGAGCTCACCGAGTCCCAGATGCGCGCCTGGAACCACACCCCGGAGACCTACGGCAAGAACAAGGCCCAGGCCCCGGTGACCGCCGGCATTCCGGCGACCGACGAGGACAAGGGCAAGACCCTCCAGGCCTAA
- a CDS encoding phosphatidate cytidylyltransferase yields the protein MGVLLGALVIGSLLLGPVAWYVLVAVAAAAATWEVAQRLRESDWMLPRPVLILGGQAMIWLSWPMGVSGIAVGLLATLMALLVSRLFLYGANEAPRNWLRDVGVGCLVIMWIPLCLAFAASLAHMPTPGDVNPVWVIVTFMLCVVANDVGGYVAGVFFGKHPMAPAVSPKKSWEGFAGSVAFGSAVGAASAVLLLDAPWWFGMVLGMVLVVAATLGDLVESQFKRDLGIKDMSDLIPAHGGLMDRLDGMLPAAAMAWMMLTIFGL from the coding sequence ATGGGCGTGTTGCTGGGTGCCCTGGTCATCGGTTCGCTGCTGCTCGGCCCGGTGGCGTGGTACGTCCTCGTCGCGGTGGCCGCGGCGGCGGCCACGTGGGAGGTGGCGCAGCGGTTGCGGGAGTCCGATTGGATGTTGCCGCGGCCGGTGCTGATCCTCGGCGGGCAGGCGATGATTTGGCTGTCGTGGCCGATGGGGGTGTCGGGCATCGCCGTGGGCCTGTTGGCCACGTTGATGGCGTTGCTGGTCAGCCGGTTGTTCTTGTACGGCGCGAACGAGGCGCCGCGGAACTGGCTTCGCGACGTCGGCGTGGGCTGTTTGGTGATCATGTGGATCCCGCTGTGCCTGGCGTTCGCCGCGAGCCTGGCGCACATGCCCACTCCGGGCGACGTGAATCCGGTGTGGGTGATCGTCACCTTCATGTTGTGCGTGGTCGCCAATGACGTCGGCGGCTACGTGGCCGGGGTGTTCTTCGGCAAGCATCCGATGGCGCCGGCGGTGAGCCCGAAGAAATCGTGGGAGGGTTTCGCGGGCTCGGTGGCCTTCGGCTCCGCGGTTGGTGCGGCGTCGGCGGTTCTGCTTCTCGACGCCCCGTGGTGGTTCGGCATGGTGCTCGGCATGGTGCTCGTCGTCGCCGCCACCCTCGGCGATCTCGTGGAGTCGCAGTTCAAGCGGGATCTGGGGATCAAGGACATGTCCGACCTGATCCCGGCCCACGGTGGCCTGATGGACCGCCTGGACGGCATGTTGCCGGCGGCGGCCATGGCCTGGATGATGTTGACGATCTTCGGCCTGTGA
- the rlmN gene encoding 23S rRNA (adenine(2503)-C(2))-methyltransferase RlmN: MTKQLPLVFKAPRRGMPDTHLADLDGPALKEAVKDLGLPAFRANQIARHYYGRLEADPETMTDLPAAARGKVKDALFPPLLEPVRHISCDDGETRKTLWKAGDGTLLESVLMKYPDRATLCISSQAGCGMACPFCATGQGGLQRNLSTAEIIDQVREAAATMRDEGGRLTNIVFMGMGEPLANYKRVVAAVRRITDPVPDGFGISQRNVTVSTVGLAPAIRKLADEDLSVTLAVSLHTPDDELRDTLVPINNRFTVAEVLDAARYYADKSGRRVSIEYALIRDINDQGWRADMLGKKLHKALGSRVHVNLIPLNPTPGSKWDASPKEQQDEFVRRVREQGVPCTVRDTRGNEIAAACGQLAAEGA, translated from the coding sequence ATGACCAAGCAACTTCCGCTCGTCTTCAAGGCGCCCCGGCGCGGCATGCCCGACACCCACCTCGCGGACCTGGATGGTCCGGCCCTCAAGGAAGCGGTGAAGGATCTCGGCCTGCCGGCGTTCCGCGCCAATCAGATCGCCCGCCATTACTACGGCCGCCTCGAGGCGGACCCGGAGACCATGACGGACCTGCCCGCCGCCGCCCGCGGCAAGGTCAAGGACGCGTTGTTCCCGCCTCTTCTGGAGCCGGTGCGGCACATTTCCTGCGATGACGGCGAGACCCGCAAGACCCTGTGGAAGGCCGGCGACGGCACGTTGCTGGAGTCGGTGCTGATGAAGTACCCGGATCGTGCGACGCTGTGCATTTCGTCGCAGGCAGGTTGCGGCATGGCGTGTCCGTTCTGCGCGACCGGCCAGGGCGGTCTGCAGCGCAATCTGTCGACCGCGGAGATCATCGACCAGGTCCGCGAGGCCGCAGCCACCATGCGCGACGAGGGCGGTCGGTTGACGAACATCGTCTTCATGGGCATGGGCGAGCCCCTGGCCAATTACAAGCGCGTCGTCGCCGCGGTGCGCCGCATCACTGACCCGGTGCCGGATGGTTTCGGCATTTCGCAGCGCAACGTCACGGTGTCGACGGTGGGGTTGGCGCCGGCGATCCGCAAGCTTGCCGACGAGGACCTGTCGGTGACGTTGGCGGTGAGCCTGCACACGCCGGACGACGAGCTGCGCGACACCCTGGTGCCCATCAACAATCGGTTCACCGTCGCCGAGGTGCTCGACGCCGCCCGCTACTACGCCGACAAGTCCGGACGTCGGGTATCCATCGAGTACGCGCTCATCCGCGACATCAACGACCAGGGGTGGCGCGCCGACATGCTGGGCAAGAAGCTGCACAAGGCCCTCGGATCTCGCGTCCACGTCAATCTCATCCCGCTCAACCCGACGCCGGGGTCGAAGTGGGACGCGTCGCCGAAGGAGCAGCAGGACGAGTTCGTCCGCCGCGTCCGCGAACAGGGCGTGCCCTGCACCGTGCGCGACACCCGCGGCAACGAGATCGCCGCGGCCTGTGGTCAGCTCGCAGCCGAGGGCGCCTGA
- the tsf gene encoding translation elongation factor Ts, with the protein MANFTAADVKKLRELTGSGMKACKDALVETEGDFDKAVEILRIKGAKDVGKRAERTAAEGLIAVSGNTMVEVNSETDFVAKNAEFIEFANKVAEAAAKVKANSQEELAAADLDGQSAADATQELSAKIGEKLELRRAVTLEGDDVAVYLHRRSADLPASVGVLVAYTGSGEEAQQAAHVAAMQVAALKAQYLTREDVPAERVDAERTVLENITREEGKPEAALPKIVEGRLNGFFKDIALLDQASVADSKKTVKQLMDEAGVTLTGFARFEVGQH; encoded by the coding sequence ATGGCGAATTTCACCGCCGCCGACGTCAAGAAGCTCCGCGAGCTCACCGGCTCCGGCATGAAGGCCTGCAAGGACGCCCTGGTCGAGACCGAGGGTGACTTCGACAAGGCCGTCGAGATCCTGCGCATCAAGGGCGCCAAGGACGTGGGCAAGCGTGCCGAGCGCACCGCCGCCGAGGGCCTCATCGCCGTCTCCGGCAACACCATGGTCGAGGTCAACTCCGAGACCGACTTCGTGGCCAAGAACGCCGAGTTCATCGAGTTCGCCAACAAGGTCGCGGAGGCCGCCGCCAAGGTCAAGGCCAACTCCCAGGAGGAGCTCGCCGCCGCCGACCTCGACGGCCAGTCCGCCGCCGACGCCACCCAGGAGCTGTCCGCCAAGATCGGCGAGAAGCTCGAGCTGCGTCGCGCCGTGACCCTCGAGGGCGACGACGTCGCCGTGTACCTGCACCGTCGCTCCGCCGACCTGCCCGCCAGCGTCGGCGTGCTCGTCGCCTACACCGGCTCCGGCGAGGAGGCCCAGCAGGCCGCCCACGTCGCCGCCATGCAGGTCGCCGCGCTCAAGGCGCAGTACCTCACCCGCGAGGACGTCCCGGCCGAGCGCGTCGATGCCGAGCGCACCGTCCTGGAGAACATCACCCGCGAGGAGGGCAAGCCGGAGGCCGCCCTGCCGAAGATCGTCGAGGGTCGCCTCAACGGCTTCTTCAAGGACATCGCCCTCCTGGACCAGGCGTCCGTCGCCGACTCCAAGAAGACCGTCAAGCAGCTGATGGACGAGGCCGGCGTCACGCTGACCGGTTTCGCCCGCTTCGAGGTCGGCCAGCACTAA
- the dxr gene encoding 1-deoxy-D-xylulose-5-phosphate reductoisomerase, translating into MLSIGCNNTPVKTRILVLGSTGSIGTQALEVIADNPERFAVVGLAAGGGNPELLAAQAKAHGVSFDHVACADPAAAASIDASVLHGPDAAERLVREVEADVVLNALVGSMGLGATLAALESGARLALANKESLVAGGSLVLRTARPGQLVPVDSEHSAMAQCLRSGTLDEVDRLVLTASGGPFRGWTREQLMTATPEQAGAHPTWSMGPMNTLNSASLVNKGLELIEASLLFDVPADRIDVTVHPQSIIHSMVTFIDGATIAQASPPSMKLPIALAMGWPDRVADAQPALDFRDAMDWRFEPLDDDVFPAVRLARESVTAGGCTPAVYNAANEEAAEAFLAGRIAFPHIVDIVGETLDAIDATAQPRDIADVLEVEGRARALSTELADRLAR; encoded by the coding sequence ATGTTGAGTATCGGGTGTAACAATACCCCAGTGAAGACCAGGATTCTCGTTCTCGGCAGCACCGGTTCCATCGGCACGCAGGCGCTGGAGGTGATCGCCGACAATCCGGAACGGTTTGCCGTGGTCGGACTGGCCGCGGGCGGGGGGAACCCGGAATTGCTCGCCGCCCAGGCGAAGGCCCACGGCGTGTCGTTCGATCATGTCGCCTGCGCCGATCCGGCCGCCGCGGCGTCCATCGACGCATCCGTCCTCCACGGCCCCGACGCCGCCGAGCGTCTGGTTCGCGAGGTCGAGGCGGACGTCGTGCTCAATGCGCTGGTCGGTTCCATGGGGCTCGGGGCGACCCTCGCCGCCCTGGAGTCCGGGGCGCGTCTGGCGCTGGCGAACAAGGAATCCCTCGTGGCCGGTGGTTCGCTGGTCCTGCGCACCGCGCGGCCGGGCCAGCTGGTGCCGGTCGATTCGGAGCATTCCGCCATGGCCCAGTGTCTGCGGTCGGGCACCCTGGACGAGGTCGACCGGCTCGTGCTCACGGCCTCCGGCGGCCCGTTCCGCGGTTGGACCCGCGAGCAGCTGATGACCGCCACCCCCGAGCAGGCGGGCGCGCACCCGACGTGGTCGATGGGCCCCATGAACACCCTCAACTCGGCGTCGCTGGTGAACAAGGGTCTGGAACTCATCGAGGCATCCCTGCTTTTCGACGTTCCGGCCGATCGCATCGACGTCACCGTGCACCCGCAGTCGATCATCCATTCCATGGTGACCTTCATCGACGGGGCGACCATCGCGCAGGCGTCGCCGCCGTCGATGAAGCTGCCCATCGCCCTGGCCATGGGGTGGCCGGACCGCGTCGCCGACGCCCAGCCGGCGCTGGACTTCCGCGACGCGATGGATTGGCGTTTCGAACCCCTCGACGACGACGTCTTCCCGGCCGTGCGCCTGGCGCGCGAGTCGGTGACGGCGGGCGGTTGCACCCCGGCGGTGTACAACGCCGCCAACGAAGAGGCCGCGGAGGCGTTCCTCGCAGGCCGCATCGCCTTCCCGCACATCGTCGACATCGTCGGGGAGACCCTCGACGCCATCGACGCGACGGCGCAGCCGCGCGACATCGCCGACGTCCTCGAAGTCGAGGGCCGGGCCCGGGCGCTGTCCACCGAGTTGGCGGATAGGCTGGCGCGGTGA
- the pyrH gene encoding UMP kinase — translation MTDTTEKDARTGFRRVMLKLGGEMFGGGSVGVDPNVVENVARQIAEVARAGTEVCVVIGGGNFFRGAQLQQRGMDRARSDYMGMLGTVMNCLALQDFLEQQGVDSRVQTAIQMTQVAEPYLPLRAKRHLEKGRVVIFGAGMGMPYFSTDTTAAQRALEIGCDVLLMAKAVDGVYSDDPRENPDAEMFDHITHREVIERELRVADATAFSLCMDNDMPILVFNLLTDGNIARAVAGEHIGTLVRS, via the coding sequence ATGACCGACACCACCGAAAAGGACGCCCGCACCGGTTTCCGGCGAGTGATGCTGAAGCTGGGCGGTGAAATGTTCGGTGGCGGCTCCGTGGGCGTCGACCCCAACGTGGTCGAAAACGTCGCCCGCCAGATCGCCGAGGTCGCCCGCGCGGGCACCGAGGTGTGCGTCGTCATCGGCGGCGGCAACTTCTTCCGCGGCGCGCAGCTGCAGCAGCGCGGCATGGATCGCGCGCGCTCCGACTACATGGGCATGCTGGGCACCGTCATGAACTGCCTTGCGCTGCAGGACTTCCTGGAGCAGCAGGGCGTGGACTCGCGGGTGCAGACGGCCATTCAGATGACGCAGGTCGCCGAGCCGTACTTGCCGCTGCGCGCCAAGCGTCACCTGGAGAAGGGCCGCGTCGTCATTTTCGGCGCCGGCATGGGCATGCCGTACTTCTCGACGGACACCACCGCCGCCCAGCGAGCCCTGGAGATCGGGTGCGACGTGCTGCTGATGGCCAAGGCGGTCGACGGGGTGTACTCCGACGATCCGCGCGAGAACCCGGACGCCGAGATGTTCGACCACATCACCCACCGCGAGGTCATCGAGCGCGAGCTGCGCGTCGCCGATGCGACGGCCTTTTCGCTGTGCATGGACAACGACATGCCGATCCTGGTGTTCAATCTGCTCACGGACGGCAACATCGCCCGCGCCGTGGCGGGCGAGCACATCGGCACGCTCGTGCGCAGCTGA
- a CDS encoding M23 family metallopeptidase, which produces MTAPLQHTAIRSLARCLCIVLCCSLFVCISVIPESTVADAAPRSGGISAIEHAKPVPGDVVTPYDPPAQRWLPGHRGVDLAAPIGSAVRASGDGVVHFAGMVAGTPTVSVMHADGIRTTYQPVRWSVRRGDRVRRGDVIGTLEAGQDPGLHWGALRGRDYLNPLDLLWLRPIVLKPVE; this is translated from the coding sequence GTGACCGCGCCCCTCCAACATACGGCCATTCGATCGCTGGCCCGGTGCCTGTGCATTGTCCTGTGCTGCTCGCTCTTTGTCTGCATTTCCGTCATTCCGGAATCCACGGTGGCCGATGCCGCCCCTCGCTCCGGCGGCATCTCAGCGATAGAGCACGCCAAACCGGTGCCGGGCGACGTCGTCACGCCCTACGATCCGCCGGCCCAACGCTGGCTGCCCGGACACCGGGGCGTGGATCTGGCGGCGCCGATCGGATCGGCCGTGCGAGCCTCGGGTGACGGTGTCGTGCACTTCGCCGGGATGGTGGCGGGGACGCCGACGGTGTCGGTGATGCACGCCGACGGCATCCGCACCACCTATCAGCCGGTGCGGTGGTCGGTGCGTCGCGGTGATCGGGTGCGCCGGGGTGACGTGATCGGGACGTTGGAGGCCGGCCAGGACCCCGGCCTGCATTGGGGCGCGCTGCGGGGTCGGGATTACCTCAATCCGCTGGATTTGCTGTGGCTCAGGCCGATCGTGTTGAAACCCGTGGAGTGA
- the rpsB gene encoding 30S ribosomal protein S2, protein MAVVSMRELLDAGVHFGHQTRRWNPKMKRFIFTDRNGIYIIDLQQTLTYIDEAYEFVKETVAHGGNILFVGTKKQAQEAVQNEAERVDMPYVNHRWLGGMLTNFSTVSKRLARLKELQAMDAAENGYEGRTKKEILMLTRERTKLERTLGGIRDMAKVPSALWIVDTNKEHIAVSEAKKLNIPVVAILDTNCDPDDVDYPIPGNDDAIRSATVLTRIISSAVEEGRRVRAERETAANREAAGDAPVEAPAAEATEAPAEQAETPAAE, encoded by the coding sequence ATGGCTGTCGTTTCCATGCGCGAACTCCTCGACGCCGGCGTCCACTTCGGACACCAGACGCGTCGCTGGAACCCCAAGATGAAGCGCTTCATCTTCACCGACCGCAACGGCATCTACATCATCGACCTGCAGCAGACGCTGACCTACATCGATGAGGCCTACGAGTTCGTCAAGGAGACCGTCGCCCACGGCGGCAACATCCTCTTCGTCGGCACCAAGAAGCAGGCCCAGGAGGCCGTGCAGAACGAGGCCGAGCGCGTCGACATGCCCTACGTCAACCACCGTTGGCTCGGCGGCATGCTCACCAACTTCTCCACCGTCTCCAAGCGTCTGGCCCGCCTGAAGGAGCTTCAGGCCATGGACGCCGCCGAGAACGGCTACGAGGGGCGCACCAAGAAGGAAATCCTCATGCTGACCCGCGAGCGCACCAAGCTGGAGCGCACCCTGGGCGGCATCCGCGACATGGCCAAGGTCCCCTCGGCCCTGTGGATCGTCGACACCAACAAGGAGCACATCGCCGTCTCCGAGGCGAAGAAGCTCAACATCCCGGTCGTCGCCATCCTGGACACCAACTGCGACCCGGACGACGTCGACTACCCGATCCCGGGCAACGACGACGCCATCCGCTCCGCCACCGTCCTGACCCGCATCATCTCCTCCGCCGTGGAGGAGGGCCGCCGCGTCCGCGCCGAGCGCGAGACCGCCGCCAACCGCGAGGCCGCCGGTGACGCCCCGGTCGAGGCTCCCGCCGCCGAGGCCACCGAGGCTCCGGCCGAGCAGGCCGAGACCCCGGCCGCCGAGTAG